A part of Myxococcus landrumus genomic DNA contains:
- a CDS encoding energy transducer TonB, with translation MAAPRVYGDVGPMAKRSTEPLGVVSPDEAPVVFAEAAQVLAGKPTEAQVRQALADVSAVCDQTELPQACDYLRENFEPPLRYAGQWPEFPDEVHREGTVVMVVLNCMVGTDGRPRNIEVVESSTKELTGLVVRALAGFRFHPATFAGHPIEIQYALSASSYAQAMNLTPQQELAWGHVRVKTFPKSLHAWAHLSRALARDDAKAPAYEQALRELNFLSPSYWWSATELAWLHAEAGRYEEAAPLAREGRQQAPENAYALETSARVAFHQNRCQEAVQEQRQALAKLPEEWPREERERFERTLADYQRQCAASPSAPVAPGT, from the coding sequence GTGGCTGCGCCGCGCGTCTACGGGGATGTGGGCCCGATGGCGAAGCGCAGCACGGAGCCGCTTGGTGTCGTGTCTCCCGACGAGGCCCCTGTTGTCTTCGCCGAGGCTGCGCAGGTCCTCGCGGGGAAGCCCACGGAGGCGCAGGTGCGGCAGGCCCTCGCGGATGTCTCCGCCGTCTGTGACCAGACGGAGTTGCCCCAGGCGTGTGACTACCTGCGCGAGAACTTCGAGCCGCCCCTTCGATACGCGGGGCAGTGGCCCGAGTTCCCCGACGAGGTTCATCGGGAGGGGACCGTGGTCATGGTCGTTCTCAACTGCATGGTCGGAACGGATGGCCGTCCCCGAAACATCGAGGTCGTGGAGTCCTCGACGAAGGAGCTCACGGGCCTCGTGGTGCGCGCCCTGGCGGGCTTCCGCTTCCATCCCGCGACCTTCGCGGGGCACCCCATCGAGATTCAATATGCCCTGTCGGCGAGCTCCTATGCCCAGGCCATGAACCTCACGCCCCAGCAGGAGCTCGCGTGGGGCCACGTCCGTGTCAAGACGTTCCCCAAGAGCCTCCACGCCTGGGCGCACCTGTCGCGCGCACTGGCGCGAGACGACGCCAAGGCTCCTGCCTACGAGCAAGCCCTGCGGGAGCTGAACTTCCTCAGCCCCAGCTACTGGTGGAGCGCGACCGAGCTGGCCTGGCTGCATGCGGAAGCTGGACGCTATGAAGAGGCCGCACCGCTCGCGCGCGAAGGCCGTCAGCAGGCCCCCGAGAATGCCTATGCGCTGGAGACCTCGGCCCGGGTGGCGTTCCATCAGAACCGCTGTCAGGAGGCCGTCCAGGAGCAGCGACAGGCCCTCGCGAAGCTCCCCGAGGAATGGCCTCGTGAGGAGCGGGAGCGCTTCGAGCGCACACTGGCCGACTACCAGCGACAGTGCGCGGCGTCCCCCTCCGCGCCTGTCGCTCCGGGCACCTGA